In one Zobellia galactanivorans genomic region, the following are encoded:
- a CDS encoding glycoside hydrolase family 28 protein, producing MKISQFICFAICSLFYWQAVATDFNVLDYGAKADGVTVDTRAVQDAIDACTKNGGGRVLIPAGKTVVTGTIYLKDFVTLHIENGATLLGSPNYRDYATDTHKNMYKNEPHMDRCLIFAKDARSIAIEGYGTIDGNGHQKNFNKKKGGRPMMIRFVNVKDIHLNNITLINPAAWTSAWLYCDNISVSGITIISRVNNNGDGLDFDGCTNVRVTNSNFDNSDDSICLQASRPDKPCKNITVSNCHFSTKWGGMRIGLLSRGNIESVTVTNCTFKDIQDSGLKIQQCEGGEMKNMVFSNLVMENVPRPIFMTFAQQRASVDTPEGQLEPLKSMHNFSFSNIVVDNSKLDKNSTFFLTGFPGHRIEDITITDVQFTVSGGGTVEDAKKTDLKEYTQEVLNGWWPEFSLVGTLPASGLYARHINGLVVDNFSIKTINEDQRAPIVLKNVENVEVNRIYLNKKKLSKDQIQNN from the coding sequence ATGAAAATATCTCAATTCATCTGTTTTGCCATATGCTCATTGTTTTATTGGCAGGCAGTTGCCACAGATTTTAATGTGCTTGACTATGGCGCTAAGGCAGATGGAGTGACGGTAGACACCAGAGCCGTTCAAGATGCTATTGATGCCTGTACCAAAAATGGCGGCGGCCGAGTTTTGATTCCGGCCGGCAAAACCGTGGTCACGGGTACGATTTACTTAAAGGATTTTGTTACCCTCCATATTGAAAACGGAGCCACACTCCTTGGGAGCCCGAATTACCGTGACTACGCAACGGACACCCATAAGAACATGTACAAGAACGAACCGCACATGGACCGTTGTTTGATCTTTGCCAAAGACGCACGCTCCATTGCCATTGAGGGTTATGGTACAATTGACGGAAATGGACATCAAAAAAACTTCAACAAGAAAAAAGGAGGCAGGCCTATGATGATTCGGTTTGTTAATGTGAAAGACATCCATCTGAATAACATTACCCTTATCAACCCTGCCGCATGGACCTCTGCTTGGCTCTACTGTGATAATATTTCGGTGAGCGGCATCACTATCATCAGTCGGGTAAACAATAACGGAGACGGCCTCGATTTTGACGGATGCACGAACGTTCGCGTAACCAACAGCAATTTTGACAATAGTGACGACAGCATTTGCCTGCAGGCCTCAAGACCCGATAAACCTTGCAAAAACATTACGGTCAGCAATTGCCATTTTAGTACCAAATGGGGCGGAATGCGCATCGGCCTCCTCTCTCGGGGAAATATCGAATCGGTTACGGTGACCAACTGTACTTTTAAGGATATTCAGGATTCGGGACTTAAGATCCAGCAATGCGAAGGAGGTGAAATGAAGAACATGGTCTTTAGTAATTTGGTGATGGAAAATGTGCCACGCCCCATTTTTATGACCTTCGCCCAGCAACGTGCCTCAGTCGATACACCGGAAGGCCAATTAGAGCCGCTAAAAAGTATGCACAACTTTAGCTTTAGCAATATTGTGGTAGACAATTCCAAGCTTGATAAAAACTCAACCTTTTTTTTGACCGGGTTTCCAGGACATCGTATAGAAGACATTACCATTACGGATGTTCAATTTACGGTATCCGGCGGAGGAACGGTGGAGGATGCAAAAAAAACAGATCTCAAAGAATACACCCAAGAAGTACTTAATGGCTGGTGGCCCGAATTCAGCTTGGTCGGTACCCTGCCCGCTTCGGGACTTTACGCTCGCCATATCAACGGCTTGGTCGTTGACAATTTCAGTATTAAAACGATAAACGAAGACCAAAGAGCCCCCATAGTCCTAAAAAATGTTGAAAACGTGGAAGTAAACAGGATTTACCTCAACAAAAAAAAGCTCAGCAAAGACCAAATCCAAAACAACTAA
- the galB gene encoding beta-galactosidase GalB — MMLRNSFLFILLLQFSFSFAQLNTEAAYGDISFNTDWRFQKGDPAGAEKSSFNDAAWRQLDLPHDWAIEGPFDKKYNARTGGLPVHGTAWYRKHFTIDKKYAGQQIAIAFDGIMNNSKVYINGTFVGERPFGYMGFEVDLTPYIKFGEENVISIRVAPEDLASRWYSGAGIYRNTYLKINSPVHVPQWGTYITTPEVSDQKAIVKIETTVKNAVDKKARVTMTTTILDAHKKEVASNSQKIKLDKSSEQVVIEEIAVNSPTRWDIEHPYLYEVVTQIKKGNTLIDEYHSTLGIRTISFDAKKGFFLNEKPVELNGVCMHHDLGPLGAAVNYRATERQMQIMQSMGVNALRTSHNPPSPEMLEVCDKLGIVVIDEAFDEWKIPKVINGYNKFFDEWHERDLRDMIKRDRNHPSIIMWSIGNEIIEQREKDGWKVAKMLNDICHDEDHTRPTTAGFNNYGGAFKNKLAYQIDIVGLNYKPYDYAATIKENPGMILYGSETSSQTSSRGSYHLPITYDHQKETLQVSSYDVTVGPPWAYPPDVEFDVQAENPSFLGEFMWTGFDYLGEPTPYGGRDNSTDGYWNADWPVHASYFAPVDLCGFPKDRYYLYQSQWTTKPMVHVLPHWNWEGKEGEEIPVFAYTNCDEVELIVNGKSMGRKVKGVDTTDIPAEFRGFEKGMYTSKYRLSWNVPYQPGSLKVIGYKDGKAVAEKTIKTAKKASNIRLTPDRTEITADGKDLSFIEVDITDADGNLIPLADNQVHFSVEGVGSLVAVGNGNPASLESFQDTKIKAFNGKCLVIVKSAKAAGNITISATSKGLESSKIIVRTK; from the coding sequence ATGATGTTACGAAACAGCTTTCTTTTTATTCTTTTACTACAGTTCTCTTTTTCATTCGCCCAACTGAATACCGAGGCCGCTTATGGCGACATATCTTTCAATACGGATTGGCGTTTTCAAAAAGGTGATCCCGCCGGAGCCGAAAAAAGTTCGTTTAACGATGCCGCTTGGCGGCAATTAGACCTACCACATGATTGGGCCATTGAAGGCCCCTTCGACAAAAAATACAACGCCCGTACGGGGGGCTTGCCCGTACACGGTACTGCTTGGTACCGCAAACATTTTACTATCGACAAAAAATACGCCGGTCAACAAATAGCAATTGCCTTCGATGGTATTATGAACAATAGCAAGGTCTATATCAATGGAACCTTCGTAGGCGAACGCCCTTTTGGCTATATGGGGTTTGAAGTCGATTTGACGCCCTACATCAAATTCGGGGAAGAAAACGTAATCTCCATTCGGGTCGCCCCCGAAGATTTAGCTTCCCGCTGGTACTCCGGAGCGGGTATCTACCGAAATACCTATCTAAAAATAAACAGCCCCGTTCATGTTCCCCAATGGGGCACCTACATTACCACGCCCGAGGTTTCCGATCAAAAGGCCATCGTAAAAATAGAAACGACCGTCAAGAATGCCGTTGACAAAAAAGCAAGGGTGACCATGACCACTACAATTCTAGATGCCCATAAAAAGGAAGTGGCCTCGAACAGCCAAAAAATCAAACTCGATAAATCTTCCGAGCAAGTCGTTATAGAAGAAATAGCAGTAAACTCCCCTACCCGATGGGATATTGAACATCCGTATCTGTACGAAGTAGTGACCCAGATCAAAAAGGGCAATACCTTAATAGACGAATACCACAGCACCCTGGGTATCCGTACCATTTCCTTCGATGCAAAAAAAGGATTCTTCCTTAATGAAAAGCCCGTAGAACTTAACGGGGTATGCATGCACCATGACCTTGGTCCCTTGGGTGCCGCGGTAAACTATAGGGCTACCGAACGCCAAATGCAAATTATGCAAAGTATGGGGGTAAATGCCTTGCGAACAAGTCACAACCCTCCTTCCCCCGAAATGCTCGAGGTTTGCGATAAACTAGGCATTGTCGTCATAGATGAAGCCTTTGACGAATGGAAAATACCAAAGGTCATAAACGGTTACAACAAATTCTTTGACGAATGGCACGAACGCGATTTACGGGATATGATTAAGAGAGACCGCAACCATCCGTCCATAATTATGTGGAGTATTGGTAACGAAATCATAGAACAACGTGAAAAAGACGGTTGGAAAGTCGCCAAAATGCTAAACGACATCTGTCACGATGAAGACCATACCCGACCTACCACGGCCGGTTTCAACAACTACGGCGGGGCTTTTAAAAACAAACTAGCCTATCAGATAGATATCGTTGGCCTGAACTACAAGCCTTATGATTATGCCGCTACTATAAAGGAAAATCCCGGTATGATCCTCTATGGCTCCGAAACCTCATCGCAGACCAGTAGCCGTGGCTCCTATCATCTGCCCATAACTTACGACCACCAAAAAGAAACCCTGCAAGTATCGAGTTACGACGTAACGGTAGGACCACCTTGGGCCTATCCTCCCGATGTTGAATTTGACGTACAGGCCGAAAACCCTTCTTTTTTAGGGGAATTTATGTGGACGGGCTTCGATTATCTCGGCGAACCCACTCCTTATGGCGGCCGAGACAATTCTACGGATGGCTATTGGAACGCCGATTGGCCCGTACATGCCTCTTACTTTGCCCCAGTAGATCTATGTGGGTTTCCCAAAGACAGATACTATCTCTACCAAAGCCAATGGACCACAAAACCTATGGTTCACGTATTGCCACATTGGAATTGGGAAGGAAAGGAAGGGGAAGAAATTCCCGTATTCGCCTATACCAACTGCGATGAAGTTGAATTGATCGTGAACGGAAAATCAATGGGAAGAAAAGTAAAAGGAGTCGATACTACCGATATCCCAGCGGAATTCCGTGGATTTGAAAAAGGAATGTACACATCTAAATACAGATTAAGCTGGAATGTTCCTTACCAACCCGGAAGCTTAAAAGTAATTGGTTATAAAGACGGAAAAGCCGTGGCCGAAAAAACCATCAAAACCGCTAAAAAGGCATCAAACATTCGCCTAACGCCAGATCGTACCGAAATCACGGCAGACGGAAAAGACCTTTCCTTTATCGAGGTCGATATTACGGATGCCGATGGCAACCTAATACCCTTAGCCGACAACCAAGTGCACTTTAGCGTTGAAGGCGTAGGAAGTCTTGTTGCCGTGGGCAACGGAAACCCAGCCTCTTTAGAATCGTTTCAAGACACTAAGATCAAGGCTTTTAACGGAAAATGTTTAGTTATAGTGAAATCTGCCAAGGCAGCAGGGAACATCACAATATCAGCCACTTCCAAAGGACTAGAGAGCTCAAAAATCATAGTAAGGACAAAGTAA
- a CDS encoding alpha-L-fucosidase, whose translation MNLKHLAAMSVAIVCIASCGSSDKKKGKNTAQLSAADTAKVFQPNWESIKKNYKDPKWFSDDKFGIFIHWGAYSVPAFGSEWYPRQMYMDTATFSATLKPGKKGPNATYTHHKKTWGDQKEFGYKDFIPMFKAEKFDAKEWIDLFKRSGARYVVPVADHHDGFAMYKSNTTRWNAYDMGPKRDVLGELFKEGRAQGLKMGASSHFAFNWSFYNKKDKFDTVDPEYADLYSSKGKDLKEPVSEKFKERWWKRTIDLVDNYQPDILYFDFYVDIEDFADLRPKLAAYYYNKGIEWGKEVLINDKNFGHEAFPEGTVIYDLERGKLPGIRKLPWQTDTSIGKNSWSHVTNWISKTPNQIIDDLVDIVSKNGNLLLNVGPKSDGTIPEDQKEILLQIGDWLAVNGDAIYDTRYWKTFGEGPTEVKKGHHSEGKNKEFTGQDIRFTQKGDKLYAIMLAWPKDGKIDIASLGSANAYAEGLDIKGVRLLGSEAKIDFEQTKEALTIKDLGDKSGEYAHVLEISI comes from the coding sequence ATGAATTTAAAACACTTAGCGGCAATGTCTGTCGCTATTGTCTGTATTGCTTCTTGTGGTAGTTCAGATAAAAAGAAAGGGAAGAATACGGCTCAGTTGAGCGCTGCGGATACAGCTAAAGTGTTTCAGCCGAATTGGGAATCTATCAAGAAAAACTATAAAGACCCTAAATGGTTCAGCGATGATAAATTTGGAATTTTTATCCATTGGGGCGCCTATTCGGTACCTGCTTTTGGTTCGGAATGGTATCCTAGGCAGATGTATATGGATACCGCAACCTTTTCTGCTACCTTAAAACCCGGTAAGAAAGGACCCAATGCAACCTATACACATCATAAAAAGACCTGGGGAGATCAAAAGGAGTTTGGTTACAAAGATTTTATCCCCATGTTCAAGGCCGAAAAATTCGACGCCAAGGAATGGATCGACCTTTTTAAACGGTCGGGAGCCCGTTATGTGGTGCCGGTGGCGGATCACCACGATGGTTTTGCCATGTACAAATCGAATACGACCCGCTGGAATGCTTACGATATGGGCCCTAAAAGGGATGTCTTGGGCGAACTGTTCAAAGAGGGTAGGGCACAAGGCCTAAAGATGGGGGCATCGTCGCATTTTGCCTTTAACTGGTCTTTTTACAATAAGAAAGATAAGTTCGATACGGTAGACCCTGAGTACGCCGACCTATATTCGAGCAAAGGAAAAGACCTTAAGGAACCGGTTTCCGAAAAATTCAAAGAACGCTGGTGGAAGCGAACCATTGACTTGGTAGACAACTATCAACCTGATATTCTTTATTTTGACTTCTATGTAGATATTGAAGATTTTGCCGATTTACGACCTAAGTTGGCCGCTTACTACTATAATAAGGGTATTGAATGGGGAAAAGAGGTTTTGATCAACGATAAAAACTTTGGTCATGAGGCTTTTCCCGAAGGTACCGTAATCTATGACCTTGAAAGGGGGAAACTTCCGGGTATTCGTAAGTTGCCTTGGCAGACCGATACTTCAATAGGTAAAAATTCATGGTCGCACGTTACTAACTGGATTTCAAAAACCCCGAACCAAATTATCGATGATTTGGTAGACATTGTTTCTAAAAATGGAAACCTATTGTTGAACGTAGGCCCGAAGTCAGACGGAACCATTCCTGAGGACCAAAAGGAAATCTTGTTGCAGATCGGTGATTGGCTTGCCGTTAACGGTGATGCCATATATGATACCCGATATTGGAAAACCTTTGGAGAAGGTCCTACAGAGGTTAAGAAGGGACATCATTCCGAAGGAAAGAACAAAGAATTTACAGGACAAGACATTCGGTTTACCCAAAAGGGAGATAAGCTCTATGCTATTATGTTGGCTTGGCCGAAGGACGGTAAAATAGATATAGCCTCCCTAGGAAGTGCCAATGCATACGCCGAAGGTTTGGATATCAAGGGTGTAAGACTCTTGGGGAGCGAAGCTAAAATAGATTTTGAGCAAACCAAGGAAGCCCTTACGATTAAGGATTTAGGTGATAAATCGGGTGAATACGCCCATGTGTTAGAGATTTCGATTTAA
- a CDS encoding sulfatase-like hydrolase/transferase, giving the protein MKKLTLALISVLLFSCKTEKKEVPAPKPNVVFIFADDMTYSAIHALGNKEIQTPNLDKLVQKGTTFTHAFNMGGWNGAICAASRAMIISGRKLWEVSEFRHNWSEGKEFDKTWGKLMEGAGYDTYMTGKWHVDAKAQNVFQNVVHVRPGMPGDAWAKENIGAKFKTLKESGKKPEDIMPVGYNRPQNENDTTWTPTDKKFGGFWQGGKHWSEVLKDDALGFIEQTKTSEKPFFMYLAFNAPHDPRQAPQEFVDLYPIENISVPESFLPLYPYKDGMGNGPSLRDEALAPFPRTEYAIKKHTQEYYALISHLDFQIGQILDGLEKTGKMDNTYIIFTADHGLAMGKHGLIGKQSQFDHSIRAPFMIVGPKIPENKKIDADIYLQDAMVTSLELAGIEKPEYVFFNSVIDLVNGERKESHYDAIYNGYRDLQRMIRKDGYKLIVYPKMDVVLLYNLKADPQEMNDLASNPEYKEKVETLFAELIQLQKDMDDSLDISKVLQNYQEKK; this is encoded by the coding sequence TTGAAAAAATTAACGCTTGCCCTTATCTCGGTACTGCTCTTTTCATGCAAAACCGAAAAAAAAGAAGTCCCCGCCCCAAAACCCAATGTAGTTTTCATCTTCGCCGATGATATGACCTATTCGGCCATCCATGCTTTGGGTAACAAAGAAATCCAAACCCCCAACCTAGATAAGTTAGTACAAAAAGGGACCACCTTTACCCATGCGTTTAACATGGGAGGATGGAACGGCGCTATCTGTGCCGCTTCAAGGGCCATGATCATTTCAGGACGCAAACTATGGGAAGTCAGCGAGTTCCGACACAATTGGAGCGAGGGTAAAGAATTCGATAAAACCTGGGGAAAACTCATGGAAGGTGCGGGTTACGACACCTATATGACCGGTAAATGGCACGTTGATGCCAAGGCCCAAAACGTTTTCCAGAATGTGGTCCACGTACGCCCCGGAATGCCCGGTGATGCATGGGCCAAGGAAAATATAGGCGCCAAGTTCAAAACACTCAAGGAATCGGGAAAAAAACCTGAAGATATTATGCCCGTGGGCTATAACAGGCCCCAGAACGAGAACGATACCACATGGACCCCGACCGATAAAAAGTTCGGAGGTTTCTGGCAAGGGGGCAAACACTGGAGCGAAGTCTTAAAAGACGATGCCCTTGGCTTTATTGAGCAGACCAAAACAAGCGAGAAGCCTTTCTTCATGTACCTGGCTTTTAACGCCCCACACGATCCAAGACAAGCCCCACAAGAGTTCGTAGACTTATACCCTATCGAAAACATCAGCGTTCCCGAAAGCTTTCTCCCCCTCTACCCTTATAAAGATGGAATGGGCAACGGCCCAAGTCTCAGGGATGAGGCCTTGGCGCCTTTCCCCAGAACGGAATACGCCATAAAAAAACATACCCAAGAGTACTACGCCCTGATTTCCCATCTTGATTTTCAGATCGGCCAGATTTTGGACGGATTGGAAAAAACCGGAAAAATGGATAATACCTATATCATCTTTACGGCCGATCACGGACTGGCCATGGGGAAACACGGTCTTATAGGAAAGCAAAGCCAATTTGACCATAGCATACGCGCCCCCTTTATGATCGTTGGCCCGAAAATACCCGAAAATAAAAAAATCGATGCCGATATCTATTTGCAGGATGCCATGGTTACCAGTTTAGAACTGGCCGGCATTGAAAAACCTGAATATGTATTTTTCAACAGTGTTATAGACCTCGTAAACGGGGAACGCAAAGAAAGTCACTATGATGCCATCTACAATGGCTATAGAGACTTACAGCGAATGATTCGTAAGGATGGGTACAAACTGATCGTTTATCCGAAAATGGATGTGGTATTGCTATACAACCTTAAAGCCGACCCACAGGAAATGAACGATTTGGCCTCCAACCCTGAATACAAGGAAAAGGTTGAAACCCTATTCGCCGAGTTAATACAACTTCAAAAAGATATGGACGATTCATTAGACATAAGCAAGGTGCTTCAAAACTACCAAGAAAAGAAGTAA